The Thermofilaceae archaeon sequence CGGTTGAGGCTTAGAAAGGTTAAAAAGCCTTGAGAGTAAGTAAGGTTGGGAGTATGAGAGTAAAAACGAGCCTGCTCCTCGACGAAGCTTTGTGGAGGTTGTTTAAGGCTAGAGTAACGAAGGAGAGGGGTTTGAGGGGGCTTAGCGAGGCGGTGGAGGAGGCGATAAGGGAGGAGCTGTGCGACATCGAAGTTGCTGAAGCGCTATTGAAGTTGGCTGGGGAGGAGATTGCCGCGCTTGACGTGGAGCCCGTCAAGCCGCTCATAGAAACCTCGGCCGCTCAAGCTGTGAGAGAGCTGAGGGAGTCCAGGTTGTGAAAGTTTACCTCGACTCGAGCGCGATCGTCAAAAGGTACGTAGAGGAGAGGGGTAGCACTATCGTGCGGAAGGTCTACAGAGAGGCGTACAGTGGGAGTGCAACCCTGACGGTATCAGCTTGGAACATTGGTGAGGTTCTTGGAGTCTTCAACAAGTATCGCAGGAGGGGGTGGCTGAGCGAGGAGGGCTACACCGAAGCTCTACGAACCTTCGCCAGTGAAACATCGAGGCTCATCAAGCTTGGCGTAATGAGCTTAGTTCCCGTTAGAACGAGCATCCTGATCGCCTCCTGGAGCCTCACCCTGAAGCACAACATCTACCAGGCCGACGCCCTCCAGGTAGTATCGGCGAAGCACGCGGGAGCGGACATTTTCTACACGGGAGACAGGGAGCTGGCTAAAGTCGCATCGAGTGAGGGGCTCAGAGTCGTGTGCCTGGAGGACTAACAGCTGCCATCAGCAAGTCAGTCCGTGAAGCGAATGCCGCGTCACAGCCGAGGCAGAGATCCGATATGGGTCAGCCGTATAAGCTTAGCAAGCTTCGAGAGAGAAGCATCTAACCTCACCTCTAGGAAACACTACGCATGGTGCTTATATTGATTACGATTCTTTTAGTCATACCAACTTACAGATCTCCTTCCAGAATGGAAAAGCTCAAGAATTTCCTTTTTGTTCATACACCAATATCATCCAGCATTCAAAGGTTTCAGCACT is a genomic window containing:
- a CDS encoding type II toxin-antitoxin system VapC family toxin, whose protein sequence is MKVYLDSSAIVKRYVEERGSTIVRKVYREAYSGSATLTVSAWNIGEVLGVFNKYRRRGWLSEEGYTEALRTFASETSRLIKLGVMSLVPVRTSILIASWSLTLKHNIYQADALQVVSAKHAGADIFYTGDRELAKVASSEGLRVVCLED